The proteins below are encoded in one region of Telopea speciosissima isolate NSW1024214 ecotype Mountain lineage chromosome 10, Tspe_v1, whole genome shotgun sequence:
- the LOC122642298 gene encoding uncharacterized protein LOC122642298 yields the protein MDFCSKSAWDNSSPFDCLLFDLDDTLYSSKIGIGEACKRNIEGFLVDKCGFAEDKASSLRVELFKTYGSTLAGLRALGYDIDADDYHGFVHGRLPYDKIKPDPQLRNLLRSINQRKLIFTNSDRNHAVKVLERLGLQDCFNEIICFETLNPNLSKSSRTDEFPVVLKPSNEAMKIALEVAHVDPRRTLFLDDNERNIVAGKAVGLGTVLVGKTGKNTEGGFMVESVVHLPQVVPEVWATPTKEEDRKISRTRSEIEMDSMFTATPVGA from the exons ATGGATTTTTGCAGTAAATCTGCTTGGGACAACAGCTCTCCCTTCGACTGCCTCCTTTTCG ACCTTGATGATACTTTATACTCTTCGAAGATTGGAATTGGTGAAGCATGCAAGAGAAACATTGAAG GATTTCTTGTGGATAAATGCGGATTTGCAGAGGATAAAGCGTCAAGTCTTCGAGTTGAGCTTTTTAAAACCTACGGAAGCACCCTTGCTGGCCTAAGA GCCTTGGGCTATGATATCGATGCCGACGATTATCACGG TTTCGTGCACGGGAGGTTACCGTATGATAAGATCAAACCAGATCCTCAATTACGAAATCTTCTGCGGAGCATCAACCAACGAAAACTC ATTTTCACGAATTCAGACAGGAACCATGCGGTTAAAGTGTTGGAGAGGTTAGGATTACAGGATTGCTTCAACGAAATCATCTGCTTCGAGACACTGAATCCAAACCTCTCGAAATCCAGTCGGACTGATGAGTTCCCCGTTGTTCTGAAGCCATCGAACGAAGCCATGAAAATCGCTCTCGAGGTCGCACATGTGGATCCTCGCCGTACG CTGTTTCTCGACGACAACGAACGGAATATCGTCGCCGGAAAAGCCGTGGGACTTGGAACTGTTTTG GTTGGAAAAACCGGGAAAAACACGGAAGGTGGGTTCATGGTGGAGAGCGTGGTCCATCTCCCACAGGTGGTTCCAGAAGTGTGGGCTACCccaacaaaagaagaggatcGGAAGATAAGCCGAACTAGAAGCGAAATCGAAATGGATTCCATGTTCACAGCCACCCCTGTCGGGGCTTAA